In the Sebastes fasciatus isolate fSebFas1 chromosome 12, fSebFas1.pri, whole genome shotgun sequence genome, TGGAAGAGCAAGGGGGAGCTGAGCTGGAGGTACAACAAAGGGAAATTCTGACATAAAAATTGCTTTCAGTTTATGCCTAGAAGTGAGTTACCATAATCttgattttcattttgtcttgtAGTGTGCATTGATCACGTAGCTTGAGAAAATTTTGCTTCATCCAGTGTAAATGTTAATTTTTGATAATATATATAGATCGTCTATGTTGTAGTTTGTGGGTTTATTAAAGTTTTATGAGGTATATGACGTGCTGTACGAAACCTTTTGATTTAGCAATTGATATCTTATGCCGTACGAAATCATTAAACACTATAAAGATTTGACACtagctttttccagagctgtcaACTGTGTCATacagtcttcatcagcagagGGGGTTTgatcagttgtcatggagacatgGATATTGTGATTTCATCCATTGCACTTTTAAAATTAAATCATGAACAGCTGCTTAACTTGCATGTCAACAGATCCATCACCTTGGCAACTTAGCAAACTACATTGGTGAAGGCTGTGATGTGGTTGAAAGCCCTAGACAAAGTTAGTAAGCAGACCCTGggtttttgtcaaactactatGTCCAAGATAAAAAATAACCTTTAATGCTATGTATAaagtttttttctaaacctgaTGATCTCTGTCGTTGTATGAAGTGAAAGAATCCTGGCAGAATTGCATCAGAAAACTCTGTTTTGTTGTGATTTGAAATACGAATCTGTCAGCCTCAAGAAAGTTTTGAGTTTTTTCCTGGCGCAGCTGTGAAACTAGGGGCCCCAAAATGCACCTGGAGCACACCGTTGCTGACTTGctgtcagaaaatgaacagcTCCACCAGGACAGGGCTCTGTTGAAGTTGATGTTAAGTGTAGTCCAGGAGAACGTGGACCTGAGAGCCAGGATACAGAGCTCCAGCAGTGACACTCGAGAGGAATTACCAGGTATTGTACTTGTTTTTCTGTGCCACTAGATGGCAGCTAGGGTACAATTCTGAGTTATCAGGGCAGTGGcaatattattagaatataaTTGAACTTAAAAGCACAATTGTTAAGATTGGTGTTGCAGCGCTGgttgcttttgtttttaaagcagtAATAGTGGCACTGATCATGTAGTGGTTAGCTGTCACTGTGACACAGTAAAGTGTATGCATGTACAAGTACTATAGCAGGTTACAAACATAAACGTGATTGGATAAAACTGCTTGTAGTTGCaacatttcataataacatttgacaatgaaaaacaaatgccTGAAGTTATGCAATTCCAAAGAAATGGTCTTCACAGtgtatactttattttttactggTAATTGATTTCAATGTCACTTTGTAATGAGGTAATTCAAACCAAAAACCTGAAATTCTTGCTAGATTTGTTTTAAATCTAAGTATGTATGTTTCTAAGAATATAATAAAATCAATCATATTTTTGAAAGGAGGGATTACAATCAACGTAAGCAACCCCTTTCTATATTCCTCAGCTGTATACTGTTACCTATATAACCTAAATATTCCTCTGAATCTTTCCAAGATATCAGTAAATTCACAATTATAGAATAAATGTATTCAAGTTTGTACTTTTTTCTAGCAAAATGTCAATGTCAGTTAATCATCCAGTCGTACTGTTACATGGATATATTTTGAGAAggattttaaaattaattaatttaacttGGTTGGTTATGCAGACTCATTCAAATGGTGAAACCCATGCTGTTTTCCATACAATGCCCCTCAATGTGAGAATTGGTAACCcttctgatatatatatattctaatcATAAATAGGATATCTTATTTGGTTAGTTGCATTTAGGATCTTATGTAGGATATTACCACTCACTTTGCCATGTATCTTTACATATCAGAAAtgatataattataattgttAGAGAGCTCTTTTCACACAAGGCAGCAAATTAAAATCAACAAATTATAAAATCAAGTATAATCATATGCTTGTAATGAGACTAAAAGATCAGGAATATAGCGAGGGCCCAGGCGACATAGAGCCTTCAAATTAATGAAGAAGATCTTGAAATCAATCCTATATTATATTGGGAGCAAGTGTAAAGAAtctaaaccaggtgtgtaaagTCAGGAGCTGGTCAATACATTTTAGATTTAGACAACTGAGAAGACTGCTGTAATAATCAAAGTGTGAGGAGGTAGAAGCTTGTAAGGTTTCTGGGTCTTTAAAGTATCAACTCTTGTCATAATTATTCACTTTGTTTTCATCAGTTTGCTCAACCTCAAGAATACCCCCTTCCAGTGTGTTGAATAGCACCAGTGAGAGAAAATTCAGAGAAGACATGCAACAAACCAGATTTCAACAAGAAAAGCGAACCTCATCCCCTGTCGACTTCAAGTCTTTCATGGAAAACTCGACGCACACAAGTACAAGTGAGGGAGCAGAGTTTCAAAGCTGCAATGCTGAATTTCCAGTTGAGGTCAAAGGTGAGTGATGCCTGACAGTAACAGAACCTGTTGCCAAAAAGTAACTTTAAAATAACCCAAACAAtcctttattttaattatttcatcGCAGGTCAGAACAGGCTGCTGGGAGAGGTTGCCTACCAACTGGATATGAGGATTCTGTCCTATGTCTTCCCGGGACTCAAAAGGCATTATGGCTTCACACTGCTCAATATCCCACAAAAGATTATAGAGGTCAGAAAGGAAgacttctatttatttatcaatcaaAAAACTGGTTGTGTGATTTTGTAGTGCACAGATAAGAGATCAAATCTGAGCAACCGTAACTTGTCCAATTATCAGTTAAtttagaacaaaaaaacaatactgACCATGACATTCCACTTATGACTCCTCTCTTGCAGGTATCCACTCACCCTCTGACAGGGAAGCTAGATGAGGGCTATCAGCTTCATCTCAATCAGAGGTATGCTGACCTCACTCGGAGGTTGAACCAGTTCGGGTATAAAACAGCACTTCACCCTCAATTCACTGAATTCGTCGTCAACAACTATGGGATCCTGAAGGACAAGCCTCGCGAAAACTGCATCCAGGAAATGAACTTCAATAATCCAGACTTTCTGAGGAAGCTGATAATAACCACTGCACCGAGAAAGCTTCAGAAGGACCTGCTGCTTGTGCTCAGCTGCCTCTGCAACTTTGCAGAGGAGGATAGAAAGCCTCTCTTTCTCTGGTAGACATGTATCCAATGACCGGCAAAGCTTGAACTGTCcacaaaatggaaataaacaCGGATAAATGCAACGTGATAAATGTTGTGTGGGTCAATTTTGTGCACACAGAAAAACCTGCATAAGTGGTAAAACCAAAATAAGTTCACAGTAATGTATTTGCTTATTATACACTTTGCAAGTACGCATGGTGAAACTGAACAGCCAACAGCTTTTCTATGAAAGAAATAATCAATTAAACATACTCCCTGTTAAGTATAAAGGATGTACTGTATGCCCCACATCATGGATCATGAGATGAGTGAGTCTGTCATGGACCTAGCCTgataattaaattgaattgccTTTTTCTTTATGTTAATTCAGAGGTTTGGAACTAGGCTATTGCCATTTGGCAAAAATGCTGTTTAGTTGATAA is a window encoding:
- the LOC141779174 gene encoding speriolin-like protein — protein: MHLEHTVADLLSENEQLHQDRALLKLMLSVVQENVDLRARIQSSSSDTREELPVCSTSRIPPSSVLNSTSERKFREDMQQTRFQQEKRTSSPVDFKSFMENSTHTSTSEGAEFQSCNAEFPVEVKGQNRLLGEVAYQLDMRILSYVFPGLKRHYGFTLLNIPQKIIEVSTHPLTGKLDEGYQLHLNQRYADLTRRLNQFGYKTALHPQFTEFVVNNYGILKDKPRENCIQEMNFNNPDFLRKLIITTAPRKLQKDLLLVLSCLCNFAEEDRKPLFLW